In Asanoa sp. WMMD1127, one genomic interval encodes:
- a CDS encoding MetQ/NlpA family ABC transporter substrate-binding protein has product MRRTIATVLATAGLVLGLGMAACGSDSAASSADAPLKVGVSPVPHGEILRYVADKLAPAEGLKLDIVEFNDYIQPNVALQDKQLDANYFQHVPYLSEEVASKGYEFTALKPVHIEPLGLYSKKVGSVADLPVDGVVAIPNDPSNSGRALNLLAANGIITLKDGAGVKATEADIASNPKNLKFEALEGAQLPRSLEDTAASVINGNYAIETGLTPAKDALALEKGENNPYANLVVVRTGDENDPRIVKLEKLLHSPEVKKFIEDKYAGSVLPAF; this is encoded by the coding sequence GTGCGTCGCACCATCGCCACCGTCCTCGCCACCGCCGGTCTCGTCCTGGGGCTGGGCATGGCCGCCTGTGGCTCGGACTCCGCCGCCTCTTCCGCCGACGCGCCGCTCAAGGTCGGCGTCAGCCCGGTGCCGCACGGCGAGATCCTCCGGTACGTCGCGGACAAGCTCGCGCCGGCCGAGGGACTCAAGCTCGACATCGTCGAGTTCAACGACTACATCCAGCCCAACGTGGCCCTGCAGGACAAGCAGCTGGACGCCAACTACTTCCAGCACGTCCCGTACCTCTCCGAGGAAGTTGCCTCGAAGGGCTATGAATTCACGGCGCTGAAGCCGGTGCACATCGAGCCGCTCGGCCTCTACTCGAAGAAGGTCGGCAGCGTGGCCGATCTGCCGGTCGATGGCGTGGTCGCCATACCCAACGACCCGTCGAACTCGGGGCGGGCGCTGAACCTGCTGGCCGCCAACGGCATCATCACGCTCAAGGACGGCGCGGGCGTCAAGGCCACCGAGGCGGACATCGCGTCGAACCCCAAGAACCTGAAGTTCGAGGCGCTGGAGGGCGCGCAACTGCCCCGCAGCCTGGAGGACACCGCGGCGTCGGTCATCAACGGCAACTACGCGATCGAGACGGGCCTGACCCCGGCCAAGGACGCGCTGGCGCTGGAGAAGGGCGAGAACAACCCGTACGCGAACCTGGTCGTGGTGCGCACGGGCGACGAGAACGACCCGCGGATCGTCAAACTGGAGAAGCTCCTGCACTCGCCCGAGGTCAAGAAGTTCATCGAGGACAAGTACGCGGGGTCCGTGCTGCCGGCCTTCTGA
- a CDS encoding FG-GAP-like repeat-containing protein produces MTFIGRRRGTARRALAVGTVAGVASALLVAWPVGAQAAVTSLPNGALIYQAGDNEGFVNVYAADSNDSVDRFPTFMNGDDQLVTGDVDGDGVEEVVVMGTATGGVTVFNEGVGRDPFAAYANEGDDLATGDLNGDGVEEIIIAGDEDGGIEVYNEFGDLLSRFDTNFDEHDMLAAGDLDGDGVEEIMYVGDGNGDLYVRRMDGSEFVTGFFDTGFNADDAFTLGDVDGDGDVEVLIAGDVGHDVDIFAYRGAPVVGGGSFQPVGQIVDTSYDEHDGFAAGDVDGDGYDEVLVAEDAGGDIHIFDRASQEVFWLDGTGFDSGDFLAVGGSPDVDADGIPNTVERRGVYDRFGNLSLSPAPYGFGPCRRTILTKNDWMADDGGHVHKPADAMFQLVKNAFHNAPLPPTSKCPFPGSPGAGTGGIVLVTLPGDQLPHENTISTSEKDIYADFSDIRDGSNLNGNNFGGTDKLRDEWRPWVHYVLWAHKLHSTNDDYAGLAPGFGKDFMISLGNVNGNIGKPEGQAATFMHELGHSLGLHHGGAEDGNFKPNYISIMNYAFPYGLMPGNRLDFSLGAHPDLDQSDLDEATGIQDDGVQTSWYASGIQQWGTGRPLNWNFDDDDLDNDGVLEPDAHVDEDINGDLGGICVFSGKNGTIESPTAGDDKPGTVIQRGLTGEKVIHAGADYMCETTVADGTDDVQEQPAGTEMQVLEDHDDWHHLDFRRPVATNDDESPAELTQEELEEIATSSEQAAYPDRTLTFGATPAGTHTGASTVVHDAARVYVTHSYHPDDDPHGQPTMGELVVLDRKTLREIKRIPVGHEPTSMAVNPVTRKLYLVNNGPLSYSVAVIDLDSLTVKATIPITQGPGEIAVNTRINRVYVTNWYRERVELIDGATDTLLAPVHVGPGPVDVTVDEKTNTVYLAMNNKSYDPKVNALGILNDNGVKVTVQPKVEIPTATQPRSVAVDDKHVYVGNLGGGGVHPSVMVFDKSTKQHVKTINTYGVWSLSLDKTAGVLFAGTDRGVDMINTTSLKVERHMEPGTTPLRVSAGQGHELYVGNREGELRRMSYSSGEPVT; encoded by the coding sequence ATGACATTCATCGGAAGGCGCAGGGGTACGGCCCGGCGTGCCCTGGCGGTCGGCACCGTCGCGGGCGTCGCGTCGGCGCTGCTGGTCGCATGGCCGGTCGGCGCGCAGGCGGCGGTGACGTCGCTTCCCAACGGTGCGCTCATCTATCAGGCGGGCGACAACGAGGGCTTCGTCAACGTCTACGCGGCCGACAGCAACGACTCCGTCGACCGCTTCCCGACGTTCATGAACGGCGACGACCAGCTCGTCACCGGTGACGTCGACGGTGACGGCGTCGAGGAAGTCGTCGTCATGGGCACGGCGACCGGCGGCGTCACCGTCTTCAACGAGGGCGTCGGTCGCGATCCGTTCGCGGCGTACGCCAACGAGGGCGACGACCTCGCGACCGGCGACCTCAACGGCGACGGCGTCGAAGAGATCATCATCGCCGGCGACGAGGACGGTGGCATCGAGGTCTACAACGAGTTCGGCGACCTGCTCTCGAGGTTCGACACCAACTTCGACGAGCACGACATGCTGGCCGCCGGCGACCTCGACGGTGACGGCGTCGAAGAGATCATGTACGTCGGCGACGGCAACGGCGACCTCTACGTGCGCCGGATGGACGGATCGGAGTTCGTCACCGGGTTCTTCGACACGGGCTTCAACGCCGACGACGCGTTCACGCTGGGCGACGTCGACGGCGACGGTGACGTCGAGGTGCTCATCGCCGGTGATGTCGGGCACGACGTCGACATCTTCGCCTACCGCGGCGCACCGGTCGTAGGTGGCGGAAGCTTCCAACCAGTAGGGCAGATCGTCGACACCTCGTACGACGAGCACGACGGTTTCGCCGCCGGTGACGTCGACGGCGACGGCTACGACGAGGTGCTGGTGGCCGAGGACGCGGGCGGCGACATCCACATCTTCGATCGCGCCAGCCAAGAGGTCTTCTGGCTGGACGGGACGGGCTTCGACAGCGGCGACTTCCTCGCGGTTGGCGGCAGCCCTGACGTCGACGCCGACGGCATTCCCAACACCGTCGAACGCCGCGGCGTCTACGACAGGTTCGGCAACCTGAGCCTGTCACCGGCGCCGTACGGGTTCGGCCCGTGCCGCCGGACCATCCTCACCAAGAACGACTGGATGGCCGACGACGGCGGCCACGTGCACAAGCCCGCGGACGCGATGTTCCAGCTGGTGAAGAACGCCTTCCACAACGCGCCGCTGCCGCCGACGTCCAAGTGCCCGTTCCCCGGCTCGCCGGGCGCCGGCACAGGCGGCATCGTGCTGGTGACGTTGCCCGGTGACCAGCTACCGCACGAGAACACGATCAGCACGTCCGAAAAGGACATCTACGCGGACTTCAGCGACATCCGCGACGGGTCGAACCTCAACGGGAACAACTTCGGCGGGACCGACAAGCTGCGCGACGAGTGGCGGCCGTGGGTCCACTATGTGCTGTGGGCACACAAGCTGCACAGCACCAACGACGACTACGCCGGCCTCGCGCCCGGGTTCGGCAAGGACTTCATGATCAGCCTGGGCAACGTGAACGGGAACATCGGCAAGCCGGAGGGCCAGGCGGCCACGTTCATGCACGAGCTGGGCCACAGCCTCGGTCTTCACCACGGTGGTGCCGAGGACGGCAACTTCAAGCCGAACTACATCAGCATCATGAACTACGCATTCCCGTACGGGCTGATGCCGGGCAACCGGCTCGACTTCTCGCTCGGCGCGCACCCCGACCTCGACCAGTCGGACCTCGACGAGGCCACCGGCATCCAGGACGACGGCGTACAGACCTCGTGGTATGCCTCGGGAATCCAGCAGTGGGGCACCGGCCGGCCGCTGAACTGGAACTTCGACGACGACGACCTCGACAACGACGGTGTGCTCGAACCCGACGCCCATGTCGACGAGGACATCAACGGCGACCTCGGCGGCATCTGCGTGTTCTCCGGCAAGAACGGCACCATCGAGTCGCCGACGGCCGGCGACGACAAGCCGGGCACGGTGATCCAGCGCGGGTTGACCGGCGAGAAGGTCATCCACGCCGGTGCCGACTACATGTGCGAGACGACGGTCGCGGACGGCACCGACGACGTCCAGGAACAGCCCGCCGGCACCGAGATGCAGGTGCTCGAGGACCACGACGACTGGCACCACCTCGACTTCCGCCGGCCGGTCGCGACGAACGACGACGAGAGCCCGGCCGAGCTCACCCAGGAGGAGCTGGAGGAGATCGCCACCTCGTCCGAGCAGGCCGCCTACCCGGACCGGACGCTCACCTTCGGCGCCACACCGGCCGGCACCCACACCGGCGCGTCGACGGTCGTGCACGATGCCGCGCGGGTCTACGTGACGCACTCGTACCACCCCGACGACGACCCACACGGCCAGCCGACCATGGGCGAACTGGTCGTGCTCGACCGGAAGACGTTGCGGGAGATCAAGCGGATCCCGGTCGGCCATGAACCGACCTCGATGGCCGTCAACCCGGTCACCCGCAAGCTCTACCTGGTCAACAACGGCCCACTCAGCTACAGCGTGGCGGTCATCGACCTCGACAGCCTCACGGTCAAGGCGACGATCCCGATCACGCAGGGGCCGGGCGAGATCGCGGTCAACACCAGGATCAACCGGGTGTACGTCACCAATTGGTACCGGGAGCGCGTCGAGCTGATCGACGGCGCGACCGACACCCTGCTGGCGCCCGTGCACGTCGGGCCCGGTCCCGTCGACGTCACCGTCGACGAGAAGACCAACACGGTCTACCTGGCGATGAACAACAAGTCGTACGACCCGAAGGTCAACGCGCTGGGCATCCTGAACGACAACGGGGTCAAGGTCACGGTGCAGCCGAAGGTCGAGATCCCGACCGCGACGCAGCCCCGCTCGGTGGCGGTGGACGACAAGCACGTCTACGTCGGCAACCTGGGCGGTGGCGGCGTGCACCCGAGCGTCATGGTCTTCGACAAGTCCACGAAACAGCACGTGAAAACCATCAACACGTACGGCGTGTGGTCGCTCAGCCTCGACAAGACGGCGGGCGTGCTCTTCGCCGGCACGGACCGCGGCGTCGACATGATCAACACGACGTCGCTGAAGGTGGAGCGGCACATGGAACCCGGCACCACCCCGCTGCGGGTGAGCGCCGGCCAGGGCCACGAGCTCTACGTCGGCAACCGCGAGGGCGAGCTGCGCCGGATGTCGTACTCGAGCGGCGAACCGGTGACCTGA
- a CDS encoding methionine ABC transporter permease, producing the protein MFPLLWEATKESAYMVLVATLLTAVGGLLVGVALVLTDRGGLLAARPVNALLGLIVNIGRSLPFIILLVAIIPFTRAVVGTTIGTSAAIVPLVVGAIPFYARIVETAIREVSRDVIAAARAMGASRREIVVKVLLREARPGLVAGLTITVIALVGYSAMAGVVGGGGLGDLAIRYGYQRFETEVMIATVVLLVVFVQLAQMLGDFVARRLSHQ; encoded by the coding sequence ATGTTCCCGCTGCTGTGGGAGGCGACGAAGGAGAGCGCCTACATGGTGCTGGTCGCCACGCTGCTGACCGCCGTCGGCGGCCTGCTGGTCGGCGTCGCGCTGGTGCTGACCGACCGCGGCGGCCTGCTCGCGGCTCGCCCGGTCAACGCGCTGCTCGGCCTGATCGTCAACATCGGACGGTCGCTGCCGTTCATCATCCTGCTCGTCGCCATCATCCCGTTCACCCGGGCCGTGGTCGGCACGACGATCGGCACCTCGGCCGCCATCGTGCCGCTGGTCGTCGGCGCCATCCCGTTCTACGCCCGCATCGTGGAGACCGCGATCCGCGAGGTCAGCCGCGACGTGATCGCCGCCGCGCGGGCGATGGGCGCCTCCCGCCGCGAGATCGTCGTCAAGGTGCTGCTCCGCGAGGCGCGCCCGGGCCTGGTCGCCGGCCTCACGATCACCGTGATCGCCCTGGTCGGCTACTCGGCGATGGCCGGCGTGGTCGGCGGCGGCGGGCTCGGCGACCTGGCCATCCGCTACGGCTACCAGCGCTTCGAGACCGAAGTCATGATCGCCACCGTCGTGCTGCTCGTCGTGTTCGTGCAGCTCGCCCAGATGCTCGGCGACTTCGTCGCCCGGCGTTTGTCACACCAGTAG
- a CDS encoding ATP-binding cassette domain-containing protein, with protein MIRIDGLRKTYRGRGGEVAAVAGVDLTVRAGEVFGVLGRSGAGKSTLLRCVNMLERPDAGTVTVDGVDLGALNETGLRAARQRIGMIHQHFALLSSRTAAGNVAFPLEVMGVPRRERAARVAELLDLVGLRDRTDAYPAQLSGGQKQRVGIARALAGEPKVLLSDEATSALDPETTGSILALLRDLNQRLGLTILLITHEMEVVKRICDSVAIMSDGRITEAGPVHELLARPDSALARGIFRLGPPPDLPGATVVDLTVVGDGTLLSDVARAHDVDVRLLDGAVETLAGGRAGRLRIALPGPPSANEAAVRQLRAGAVAVEVHP; from the coding sequence GTGATCCGCATCGACGGTCTACGCAAGACGTACCGGGGCCGTGGTGGCGAGGTCGCCGCCGTGGCCGGTGTCGACCTGACCGTGCGCGCCGGCGAGGTCTTCGGCGTGCTGGGGCGCAGCGGCGCCGGTAAGAGCACGCTGCTGCGCTGCGTCAACATGCTCGAACGGCCCGACGCCGGGACCGTGACCGTCGACGGCGTCGACCTCGGCGCGCTCAACGAGACCGGCCTGCGGGCCGCCCGGCAGCGGATCGGCATGATCCATCAGCATTTCGCGCTGCTGTCGTCGCGTACCGCCGCCGGGAACGTCGCTTTTCCGCTCGAGGTGATGGGCGTGCCACGGCGGGAACGCGCGGCCCGGGTCGCGGAACTGCTCGACCTGGTGGGCCTGCGCGACCGCACCGACGCGTATCCGGCGCAGCTCTCCGGCGGTCAGAAGCAGCGCGTCGGGATCGCCCGGGCGTTGGCCGGCGAGCCCAAGGTGCTGCTCTCCGACGAGGCGACCTCGGCGCTCGACCCCGAGACGACCGGCTCGATCCTGGCGCTGCTGCGTGACCTCAACCAGCGCCTCGGCCTGACCATCCTGCTGATCACGCACGAGATGGAGGTCGTCAAGCGGATCTGCGACTCGGTGGCGATCATGAGTGACGGCCGGATCACCGAGGCGGGCCCGGTGCACGAGCTGTTGGCCCGGCCCGACTCGGCGCTCGCCCGCGGCATCTTCCGGCTCGGACCACCGCCGGACCTCCCCGGCGCCACGGTCGTCGACCTGACGGTCGTCGGCGACGGCACGCTGCTCTCCGACGTCGCCCGCGCGCACGACGTCGACGTACGCCTGCTCGATGGTGCCGTCGAGACGCTGGCCGGCGGGCGCGCGGGCCGGCTGCGGATCGCGCTGCCCGGCCCGCCGTCGGCGAACGAGGCGGCGGTGCGGCAGCTCCGCGCCGGCGCCGTCGCCGTGGAGGTGCACCCGTGA